The Bacillota bacterium genome includes the window CCATTTCTATTAAAAATGCATTTGTACGTCAAGGTAGTGGTGGTGAAATGTTTGAAAGCAATAGAGGGAAGCAGTTTATTAACATTTATGATGAGTTAAATTCGGTTGATCAAATTGTATCATTGGTTAACGATGATTTAGTAGAAAATAATGCAGAATTAGCAGACAAAAATGATAATGCTGTGCAAAGGATTGAAGATATAAAAAAAGAATTGGAAAAAGCCATAGTAGAAATGGGTTTGGGTGAATATGTAAAAATTATTGAAAGAAAGGAATTTTTGGTACTGAGATTTAATTCAGTTATTTTATTTGACTTAAGCAGTGCAGATATAAGGGATTCAGCAAAAGGGGTCCTTAAAAAATTGGGAAATATATTAAACAGGCTGGACAATGAGATAATTATACAGGGACATACGGATAACCTCCCCATAAATACGCCGCAATTCCCTTCCAATTGGGAATTATCAACAAGAAGGGCAACAAATGTAGTTCATTTCTTTATAGATAACTGTGGAATTGAGCCTTCAAGATTAACCGCTACAGGAAACGGTGAATTCAAACCGGTAAAACCAAATGATACCCCGGAAAACAGGCAACAGAATAGAAGAATCGATATTGTCATAAGTAAACTTGAGTAAGTGCCTATACGGAATATTTCCATGGAATTTTCCTCTTGACACGAACATAAGTTTGCGGAATAATATATATATGTATGCTATATATAGCATACATATGTGCTTTATTTTCAAAACACCAGGTCTAAAAAGGAGAGAAATTCATGGAAAAAGACAGAAAGAAAAATGAATATGGAAACGAAAGCATTTCTGCATTGAAAGGACCTGACAGAGTGAGACTGCGTCCAGGGGTAATATTTGGATCTGATGGACTCGAAGGGTGTCAGCATGCAGTGTTCGAAATCCTTTCCAATTCAATTGATGAGGCCAGGGAGGGTTTTGGCGACGTAATCGAAGTCACACGGTTTAAAGACAAGTCAATTATGATAAAAGACTATGGAAGGGGAATACCCCTGGATTACAATCCAAAAGAGCAGAGATACAACTGGGAATTGGTTTATTGTGAACTTTACGCAGGAGGAAAATATAAAAATTATTTGGGCGGAAACTATGAATTCAGCCTGGGCCTGAACGGCCTTGGTGCATGTGCAACCCAATACACCTCTGAATACATGGATGTTACTGTATATAGGGACGGTTACAGGTATGATCTGCATTTTGAAAAAGGATATAACATAGGAGGTCTAATAAAACAGAAATGCAATTATGAACATACAGGTACAATTCAAAGGTGGAAACCTGATATTGAGGTATTTACCGATATTAATATTCCCTTAAGTTATTTTCAAGAAACATTAAAAAAACAAGCTGTTGTTAATTCAGGCATAAAGTTTGTACTATACGATCAAGAATCTGGACAGGTCTTCGAGTATTATTATAAAAATGGAATTGTGGATTATATAAAAGAAATAGATGCTGGTAAGGGTTTTACAGGTATTCAGTTTTATGAAACAACAGCTAGAGGGAGAGACAGGGAGGACAAACCCGAGTATAAGGTAAAAATACAGGTGGCTTTTTGCTTTAATAACGAAATCAATCTTATTGAGTACTATCATAATTCCAGCTTCCTTGAACATGGCGGTTCGCCCGATAAGGCGGTAAAAGCAGCTTTTGTACATGAAATTGACAAGTGTATAAAGGCGAGGAACAAATACAACAAAGATGAGACAAAAATTACTTTTGCTGATATACAAGATAGTTTAATAATGGTAACCAACTCCTTTTCTACCATAACCAGCTATGAGAACCAAACAAAAAAATCTATAACCAACAGGTTTATCCAGGAGGCTATGACGGATTTTTTAAAACAACAGCTTGAGGTGTATTTTATTGAGAATAAAATTGAAAGCGACAAGATAATTGAACAAGTCCTTTTAAACAAAAGGAGCAGGGAAACTGCTGAAAAGGCCAGACTAAATATTAGAAAGAAACTTAGTGGGAGTATAGACATATCGAACAGAGTAAAAAAGTTTGTTGATTGTAGGACAAAAGATATCAGCAAAAAGGAACTGTATATAGTAGAAGGAGATTCAGCGCT containing:
- a CDS encoding DNA topoisomerase, giving the protein MEKDRKKNEYGNESISALKGPDRVRLRPGVIFGSDGLEGCQHAVFEILSNSIDEAREGFGDVIEVTRFKDKSIMIKDYGRGIPLDYNPKEQRYNWELVYCELYAGGKYKNYLGGNYEFSLGLNGLGACATQYTSEYMDVTVYRDGYRYDLHFEKGYNIGGLIKQKCNYEHTGTIQRWKPDIEVFTDINIPLSYFQETLKKQAVVNSGIKFVLYDQESGQVFEYYYKNGIVDYIKEIDAGKGFTGIQFYETTARGRDREDKPEYKVKIQVAFCFNNEINLIEYYHNSSFLEHGGSPDKAVKAAFVHEIDKCIKARNKYNKDETKITFADIQDSLIMVTNSFSTITSYENQTKKSITNRFIQEAMTDFLKQQLEVYFIENKIESDKIIEQVLLNKRSRETAEKARLNIRKKLSGSIDISNRVKKFVDCRTKDISKKELYIVEGDSALGACKLGRDAEFQAIMPIRGKILNCLKSGYDGIFKNEIIVDLLKVLGCGVEIKSKHNRELNTFDLGNLKWDKIIICTDADVDGFQIRTLILAMLYRLVPTLIKEGKVYIAETPLFEITTRDKTYFAYNEKEKNDILAKIKGKYTIQRSKGLGENDPEMMWETTMNPKTRRLIKVVPEDEEKTQEIFELLLGDNLQGRKDFIEAEGYKYLDMVDVS
- a CDS encoding flagellar motor protein MotB, with protein sequence MTTYSDMVTLLLTFFVMLFSMATIDKHKFEQIAISIKNAFVRQGSGGEMFESNRGKQFINIYDELNSVDQIVSLVNDDLVENNAELADKNDNAVQRIEDIKKELEKAIVEMGLGEYVKIIERKEFLVLRFNSVILFDLSSADIRDSAKGVLKKLGNILNRLDNEIIIQGHTDNLPINTPQFPSNWELSTRRATNVVHFFIDNCGIEPSRLTATGNGEFKPVKPNDTPENRQQNRRIDIVISKLE